CAGCTGGAATGGACCGGTACCGACCGGATTCAGGTCGACTTTTTCCGGCGTGCCCGCTTTCAGCATGTTGTCGGCATATTCCGCAGACAGAATGGAGGCAAAGTCCATTCCCAGGTCGGCGAGGAACGGTGATTCAGGGCGGGTCAGGACGAAGCGTACGGTGTTGTCGTCAACCTTCTCAATTTTGCTAATCAGGTTAGGCATGTCCATGCCTTCAAAGTATTCGTAGCTGCCGCCGGAAACCCCGTGATACTTGTTGTTTTTATCCAGCTGGCGCTCAAAGGTGAAAACCACATCGTCGGCGTTAAAGTCACGTGTTGGCTTAAAGTCTTTGGTGGTCTGCCACTTCACGCCCTTACGCAGGTGGAAGGTGTAGGTTTTACCGTCTTCGCTGACGTCCCATTTTTCCGCCAGTGCCGGATGCAGTTCCGTGGTACCGATGGTGAACTCCACCAGACGGTTATAGATCTGACGCGAGCTGGCATCGTAGGTGGTGCCTGAAGTAAACAGCTGTGGGTTAAACCCTTCCGGCGAGCCTTCTGAACAATACACCAGGGTTTTCGCCTGTACGCTGGCGGCCATCATTAGTGCGATCGCGCTGAAACCGACCTTCAGCATCCCGGATTTTGTCAGGGAAATACTCATGCTTAGCTCCAATAGTGATGTGATGTTGTGTGTTGCGTGCCGACCGATAATTTTTTTGTGTGGTCTGGCGTAATGCCTTGCGGCGTCAGTCGTGGGAAGGGAGTTTGCGGTACTTTGCCTGGTGAGAAACGCTCAGACAAATCTCCTTACCTTTTGTACTGGGGTTTCAATTTGTCAACAGTTTCAGGGAACGTCAATACAATCGTAGTGTATTTACGCAGAGTGTGAGAAACCGCAAGCAAATATTAAAAAAACAATTAACCCATTTTTATGGATTAAAAAATTATTACTACATCACAAAACCAGATTAATCGCTGAAAATCACGCAATCACCCAGCGGATCGCATTGAGAAAAAACCTTTAAAATAAACCAAACTACCCCTCCTGCTACGCGATAAAATTATCCATACGGCTAACTTATAGATAAAAATGCTGCAACAGGCCGGTGGAAAATAGACATTTTACGTTAATCGGCCATCGTCAGAATTCGTTGCGAATTAAGATTGTATTTGTATAGATAACATGATTTTAGGTTATGTTTTTGTCGTTTTAAACAGGTTTGGGTACGGCGGATAATTTTGCAACAGCAGAGTTTTATTTTGAGTGTAGAGGGATTGTCGGAGGGGTATAAGGTTGCTGATTCTTGTGAAGTAGTTGACTGAGATATCTGTGTTGCCTGTTATACCCGTGGTTTTCGCGGGCGGGTTCCTGCTCTTACCGGCTGGTCCTCGCGCCACGCGCTGCGTGGTGCCCTCACTGCGTTCGTCAGCCTGTCGGACCGCCTCAGACGGGCCGTCCTGGCCCGGCAGCGGCTTTCGGCCGCGTCCATGCGGCCAAATCCTGGCTTTCTCTCTCCGTTCAGCGCTGCGGATTGCCCGTTCAGAGCAGGAACCCGCCCGCTCTGCTGGCCATATGTCGTCTGTTTTAAAGGCAGGCCGGGTATTTAGCCGGGCTGGAATGCGGATGGATAAGCAAAACCCGGGCTTCCTCTCTCGGTTCACCGCTGCGGATTGCCCGTTCAGGGCAGGAACCCGCCCGCTCTGCTGATTAGGTATTGTCTGTTTTAAAGGCAGGCCGGGTATTTAGCCGGGCTGGAATGCGGATGGATAAGCAAAACCCTGGCTTCCTCTCTCCGTTCAGCGCTGCGGATTATCCGTTTAGAGCCGGAACTCGCCCGTTATGCTGATTAGGTGTCGTCTTTTTTAAAAGTCGGTCTGATATTTAACTGGGTTGGTGTACCGGGGGAAAGGCCGGGCGAGTGAATTTGTGGCTGGGTGTTCAGGTGGGAAATGGGGACGGGCAGGATGATTGCCCCTGCCCGGTGGATCGGTAAATCAATGAAAGTCAGCTCCACGCCGATCCATCAGCGTGGGCGATTGTCGAATACCTTCGCGGAAGGCTTATTTCGCCGCGCCGCTCTCTGCTACTGCTTTCGGGTCGGCGCACCAGTTATTCGACTGCTTGATACCGCCGTTGGGTGAGGTATAGCCCAGGCAACCCATGATGGTGTCAAACAGCTCGACGTGGCGATGCGTTTTGCCCGCACGCTGCTGTTCCTGCAGGCGCTCAAAGGCACTTTTATTGTTGGCATCAGCCAGATACTTATCCGATGCCCAGACGATCATCGGCACCCGGAACTGTTCCGGCGGGGCCATATTGCGCGGCGTGCCGTGCAGGTGCATGTTGTCGCTGATGGATTCACCGTGATCCGAGGCGTAAAACACGATGGCTTTCTTATCGCGCAGCTGATCGAATACGCTGTCCAGTACCGTGTCGGTATACAGCACCGAGTTATCGAAGGCGTTAATCAGCATGGCTTTACTGCAGGTGTCATCCACCCCCATGCATTCCGGCTGATAGCGCGCGTATTCACGCGGGTAGCGCTGCGAATAAAGATAATGCGACCCTTTGGTGTGCAGCACGACCAGATGCTTACCCTCGGGGTGACGATCGATCGACGCTTTCAGCTCCGGGATCAGCAGCATGTCGTCCACCGATTTGCCCTGATTACGCTGTTCCGAGCCAATCTGCTCGCGGAAGACGTAGTTGTCGGCGTCGGTATTGTTGTAGAACCAGACTTCGCTCTGCATGGCGAACAGCTCAGAGCTGAAACCTAACTCTTTCAGTACGGCGAAGACGTTTTGCTCTTTCAGCGTACGTCCCGGGTTGTCCATGGTGCCGCCCTCGCGCACGAACATGCAGCGCAGAGAGAGTTTGGTGGCGGTATCACAGGATTCGCCACGGAAGGCGACCAGATTTTTTTCATGGGAGAGTTTCGGGGTGGTATCGCGCTCGTAGCCGAGCAGACCCATATGGTCCCAGCGCGTGGTTTCACCAATCACAAACACGACATAGGTGTCGTCCAGACCCGCAGGCGGCGCAACGTAGGTGAACTTCTTAGCCGGGTCGAGCAGGTCATCATGCTCCATCTTTTCATCGTAGCTGGTGTAGGCAAACAGCCCCAGCGCGGAAAGCCAGTTTGACGGCAGATAAGAGTGGGCAACGACTCCACCATAGCTTGGCAGGTCAATATTGGTCAGCTTCTCATTGGCGCTTTGCAGTTTGTCGAAGTAGCGAATCGGCAGCCAGACCAGCGCGACGGCCAGTAGCAGCGTCAGCAGGGGTTTGATGCGCTGGCCCGGGGTTTTCAGCTGTTCCAGCAGCGTCATGCGCTGTTTATTGGTCCAGATCAGCACCAGCGGCACGATGCTGACCAGCACCATCCACAGAATAAAGTGATAGCCCACCACTTCCTTCGACAAATCGACATCGGTGGTCATCACCGAAGCCACGATGCCGTAGCCAATCACCACGTTGAAGAAGGTCATGTAATAGCTGGCCGAAACGGAAATCAGCACCAGCAGGGTCGCGGTAACGCGATAAAACCATTTGCCACCGAGTGATAGCAAACGCATCAGGAAGAAAGTCAGCAGGATCGCTGCCATTACCTCGGCCAGGGCGGAGAGCCAGGGCATGAGTTTAAAGCTGGAGAAAACCGGTTCAAAACGTCGGTAAAATACTGAGAGGTTTAGGAAAATACCGATATAAACGGCCAGCATCAGAGATAACTTTTGCTGGGTAAGCATTTTAATATAATTCATTGGGCCCTTTAGTCCTGGCGTAACCTAAACAATATCTATACACATTCCGAACATTTATCAGACCCTGGGGGCGGCATAGAGTTCGGAAAAAACCTATAAACCTAAATTCCCTTTAGTAAACAAACTATTATTACATCATAAATGTGGAAGAATGCTTCTGATTCCACTTTCTTACCACGTAAACCACGGGTCATTGTCGGCGCGCTGTTGCATCGACATTATTTTCACCGTTGGTGAACAGCCGGGAAAAACGTAATGCACAACTTCGAAGAACGTGCCCGACGCTATGCCACTAAAGCCCATGCCGCAGCGGGA
This portion of the Erwinia sp. SLM-02 genome encodes:
- the eptB gene encoding kdo(2)-lipid A phosphoethanolamine 7''-transferase — translated: MNYIKMLTQQKLSLMLAVYIGIFLNLSVFYRRFEPVFSSFKLMPWLSALAEVMAAILLTFFLMRLLSLGGKWFYRVTATLLVLISVSASYYMTFFNVVIGYGIVASVMTTDVDLSKEVVGYHFILWMVLVSIVPLVLIWTNKQRMTLLEQLKTPGQRIKPLLTLLLAVALVWLPIRYFDKLQSANEKLTNIDLPSYGGVVAHSYLPSNWLSALGLFAYTSYDEKMEHDDLLDPAKKFTYVAPPAGLDDTYVVFVIGETTRWDHMGLLGYERDTTPKLSHEKNLVAFRGESCDTATKLSLRCMFVREGGTMDNPGRTLKEQNVFAVLKELGFSSELFAMQSEVWFYNNTDADNYVFREQIGSEQRNQGKSVDDMLLIPELKASIDRHPEGKHLVVLHTKGSHYLYSQRYPREYARYQPECMGVDDTCSKAMLINAFDNSVLYTDTVLDSVFDQLRDKKAIVFYASDHGESISDNMHLHGTPRNMAPPEQFRVPMIVWASDKYLADANNKSAFERLQEQQRAGKTHRHVELFDTIMGCLGYTSPNGGIKQSNNWCADPKAVAESGAAK